In the Bacillus shivajii genome, one interval contains:
- the dnaI gene encoding primosomal protein DnaI: protein MESIGKTLKEMSGGGFEKRFEKMKKTILQDKRVQAFLHEHPSITSEQTERGMNELFQYKSQWENCDKCPGLEECPNLIKGHQPELQIYHEDLQLTYNACPLKRKEDERKRHASFIQSLYIPKEITNVSFDDFHEDNTSRTIAFTKAMEFSVNVQPGENGHGLYIHGPFGVGKTFLIGAIANELADRSIETMIVYAPDFFRELKNGINDGTYQKKLDVVKNAKVLILDDIGAETMSNWIRDDILGAMLQYRMMEKLPTLYTSNFDLDGLEEHLTYTQRGGVEKMDKLKAKRILERIRHLNEVIEMKGDNKRG from the coding sequence ATGGAATCGATCGGTAAAACACTCAAAGAAATGTCTGGTGGAGGTTTTGAAAAAAGGTTTGAAAAAATGAAAAAAACAATCTTGCAAGATAAGCGTGTTCAGGCATTTTTGCATGAGCATCCATCGATTACAAGTGAACAGACCGAGCGTGGGATGAATGAATTGTTCCAATACAAGTCTCAATGGGAAAACTGTGACAAATGTCCTGGATTAGAAGAATGTCCGAATTTAATTAAAGGACATCAGCCGGAACTGCAAATCTATCATGAAGATCTTCAGTTAACGTATAATGCATGTCCTTTAAAAAGAAAAGAAGATGAAAGGAAACGGCATGCCTCGTTTATTCAAAGTTTATATATTCCAAAAGAGATTACCAATGTTAGCTTTGATGATTTTCATGAGGATAATACGTCAAGGACGATTGCCTTTACTAAAGCAATGGAATTTAGTGTGAACGTTCAGCCTGGTGAAAATGGACACGGTCTTTATATTCATGGCCCATTTGGGGTTGGAAAAACTTTTTTAATTGGTGCAATTGCAAATGAACTTGCAGATCGTTCAATTGAGACGATGATTGTCTATGCTCCGGACTTTTTCAGAGAACTAAAGAATGGCATCAATGATGGAACATATCAAAAGAAGCTTGATGTTGTAAAAAATGCAAAAGTTCTTATCTTGGATGACATTGGTGCTGAAACAATGTCAAACTGGATTCGCGATGATATTTTAGGTGCAATGTTACAGTACCGAATGATGGAGAAACTACCTACTCTTTATACGTCTAACTTTGACCTTGATGGGCTTGAAGAGCATTTAACGTACACACAGCGCGGTGGCGTTGAAAAAATGGATAAATTAAAGGCCAAACGAATTTTAGAACGAATTCGTCATCTCAATGAAGTAATTGAGATGAAGGGTGATAATAAGCGGGGGTAA